From the genome of Vulgatibacter sp.:
GTAGAGGCCGATCCGCTTGCCGTGGTAGCGCTTCGCCCCCTCGAGCCTGTCGACGTAGTGCTGCTCGCCGCTGCCGAGGATCGCGAGGTTGACGTTGCGCTCCATCAGCGCCGGGATCGCATCGACGATCATGTCGATCCCCTTCTGCCAGGCGAGGCGGGTGACCACCCCGAGGAGCATCGAGCCCGGGCGATCCTCGATGCCGAGTTCCTCGCAGAGCGCGCGCCTGCAGACGGCCTTGCCGGCGAGATCGTCGGGGCCGTAGCGCGAAGGCAGGTTGCGATCGGTGGCGGGGTTCCACTGGCCGTAGTCGACGCCGTTGAGGATGCCGACCAGCCGGTTCGAGCGCGACCGGATGAAGCCGTCGAGGCCGAAGCCGTGCTCGGGTGTCTGGATCTCCTGGGCGTAGGTCGGCGAGACGGTGGTGATCCAGTCGGCGAAGGCGACGCCGGCCTTGAGGTAGTTGACCCGGTCGTATTGCTCCATGCCCCAGGGCGTGAAGGCATCCCAGCCCAGGCCCAGCTCGTCGATCACCTTCTTGTCGAAGACGCCCTGGTAGCCAAGGTTGTGGATGGTGAAGACGCTCTTGGTGAAGCCGGGGCGCAGCCCCCGCTGCCGGGAGAGCTCGAGGGCGGCGACGCCGGTCTGCCAATCGTTCAGGTGGAGGATGTCCACCGGACCGAAGCCCAGGGCGTCCGCGGTGGGCAGGATGCGCCGGGAGAAGAAGGCGAAGCGGTGGGCGTTGTCGTCGTACTCCTTGCCGCCCTCGTCGTAGATCCCCGGCCTGTCGAAGAAGTGGCCGTGCTCGAGGAACACCACCCGCACGCCGCTCTCGAGCACGCGCTCGTGCACCGGCATGTCGAAGACGCGGGTCGAAGTGGGCCAGATGCCGTGCTTCTTCCGGTCGATCTGCCCGTAGAGCGGCGTCACGACCAGCACCTCGTGGCCGCGCCTGGCGAGCGCGTCGGGGAGCGCTCCAGCCACGTCGCCGAGGCCACCGGTCTTGGAGAAGGGCGCCACCTCGGACGCGGCGAAGACGATCTTCAAGCGTTCCTCCTACAGCTCGAGCTTGCGCAGAAACGAGGCCGCCTCTTCCGGCGGCGTGGGATTGATGAAGAAGCCGGAGCCCCACTCGAAGCCGCCGATGCGCGTGAGCGAGGGGGCGATCTCCAGCCGCCAGTGGTAGCTGGGCGAGCTCTCGAAATGGAGCGGGCTCGTCTGCAGCATCAGGTTGTACGAGGGATGCTCGAGGGCCTTGTCGATCTTGCGGAGGACGAGCCGGAGCGCCTCGGCGAGAGAGGCGAGCTCCTCGCGCTTGATCGTCTCGAAATGCGAGCGGTGGACCTTGGGCAGGATCCAGGTCTGGAAGGGCGTGCGCGACGCATACGGGCAGAGCGCGACGAAGCGGTCGTTCTCGAAGACGATGCGGCTACCGTCCTTGCGGTCCTGCCGAATGACGTCGCAGAAGACGCAGCGCTCGCGGAAGGCGTGGTAGCGGGCAGCGCCCTCGATCTCCGCCCGCGGCTCCCGCGGCACGATCGGCAGCGCGATGAGCTGGCTGTGCTCGTGCTCGAGCGTCGCGCCGGCAGCGGGCCCGTGGTTCTTGAAGACGAGGATGTACTCGAAGCGCCGGTCGCGCTTGAGGTCGACGATCCGCTCGCGGTAGGCCCAGAAGACCTCCTCGATCTCCCGCACCGAGAGCTGCGCCAGCGTCGCCTCGTGGCGCGGCGTCTCGATGATCACCTCGTGGGCGCCGATGCCGTTCATCCTGTCGTAGAGCCCCTCGCCCTCGCGGTCGAGGCTTCCCTCCACGTGCAGCGCGGGAAATTTGTTGGGGACGACGCGCACCGACCAGCCCGGCTCGTCGCGGCCGGTGCCGTGGCTCCGCCAGGAGAGGATCTCGCGGGGCGTCGCCGCCTCGTTGCCGGGGCAGAAGGGGCAATAGCCGCCGCTCTGCACGGTGGTGATGGTGTGGAAGTCGCTGGGGCGCACGCCCCGCTCACTCGCCACGATCACCCAGCGCCCGGTGATCGGGTCCTTGCGCAGCTCCGACAAGCTGTCACTCCTTGTGATGCACCGCTGCGGGCGCCCTGCGTCGCTTCGCCGTGTGGACAGGCGGGCGAACGTAGCCCCCCGGATCCGCACCTGCAAGGCGCAGATCCGCTCGGGTGTTCACCGGGAGGTAGGCTGCGCGCTACCCGACCACGCAGTTGCGGCCGGCGCGCTTGGCGGCGAGGAGGTTCATGTCGGCAGCCTTGATGAAGGCGACCGGGTCGACGATCTCCGAGTTCATGTCGGCGACGCCGACCGAGACCGTGATCGGGATCCGGCGGGTCTCGAAGAGGAAGCGGTGGTCCGCCACCAGGGCGCGAAGCTTCTCGGCGAAGATCCGCACCTTCTGCGGCCCGCTCTCGGGAAGCACCACCGCGAACTCCTCGCCGCCGTAGCGGGCGACGAGCTCCTCCTTGCGGATCATCCGGTTCTTCACCAGCAAGGCGAGCTCGCGGAGCACGTAGTCGCCGGTGAGGTGGCCCAGCTCGTCGTTGACCTGCTTGAAGTTGTCCACGTCGAACATGAGCAGCGAGAGCGGTCTGCCGTAGCGGGAGCAGCGCGCCATCTCCCGGTCGAGGAATTCGAGGAAGTAGCGCTTGGTGTGGACCTGGGTGAGGCCGTCCACGACGATCGTCCGGTAGATCTCCTCGTGGTAGAGCGCCTCGACGTTGCCGGCCTGCAGGAATTTGAGGATGCAGCCGCCCACCTTGATCAGATCGCCGGAGCGGAGCTGCCGCTCCTCGGGGCGGCGGACCTCCTGCTCGTTGACCCAGGTCCCGTTGGTGGAGGCGAGATCCTGGATGGTCACGCCGGCGTCGCGGCAGCGCACCACGCAATGGCGGCGCGAGACGTTCTCGAGCTCGACCACCAGGTTGCAGGAAGGATCGCGGCCAAGCACGGTCTCCGCCGCGAGCAGCGGGATCCGCCGCCCCAGCCCCGGCCCGTAGATGATCACCAGGCAGCTCTCGCCCTCGCCTTCCGGCAGCGTGAGCCCCGGTCCCACCCTGGTGACCTGCGTTTTCAGCGACGCCATTGCCAGCTACACCTTCCAGTGGACCCGCTCGAAATGCTCGTCGGGAACGTCGAAAGAGAGCCATCCCTGCGACGGGATCCGCTCCGCCTCGACCTCGCCGCGCATTCCTCGAACGGAGACGCCCGCGCGCTGTCCCGCGTGCAGCCCCACCGCTGCAAAGGGAATCGCGAGTTCGACGATAACACGCATCCGTCCGCCTCCAATCGCACCCCCATGGCCATGGTGTAGGCGGATGTCTTCATCCTTCAGCTCGGCCCGCAGCTCGATCACCTCGTCCTCGCGCTGCAGGCTGATGCGCAGGCCGTCGAGCCGTTCGGTGAAATCGGCGCCCTCCTCCACCGGGTCGAGCCGCAGGTAGAGGTGTTCGGCGTCGAAGCCGTAGTAGAGCGCGCCGAAGGTGCCGACGTTCTGGTGCATCGCGCCGCCGCGGGCCTGCTCCGCCCGGAAGAGGCCGGCGCCGAGCCATTCGCGCCAGCTCTCGGCTTCGCCGTCGATGGTGGGATGGATGAAGCCGGTCGGCTCCTTCGCCGGCGTGGCCTCCGCTGCGCTCGGCCGGACGCCCGCGGCGATCGGCTGCAGCACCCGCGGCGGCGGCGGCAGGCCGAGGATCCGGAAGACCGCCTGGATGTGGCCACGGAAGAGTCCGTCGAATTCCGAGGCGCTCTCGGTGACGAAATCCTCGCCGTACCACCAATACCAATCGGAAGCCTCTGCAGCGAGGAGGTGCTCCCGGGCAGCGGCGATCCGCTCGGCCTCGACCCCTTCGGTCGCAGCGGTCTCCAGCGCCTTGCGCGCCTCGCCGACCAGGGTCCAGGCGGTGACGTCCTCCTCGTGGCCGATCCAGATCCGGTAGCTCGCCTCGATCCAGGAGCCCGACCAGATCTTCTCGATCCGCCCGGGCGGCACGCCCCTGGCGACCCGGGCGCCGATGGTCGTGGTCCGCACCCCGCCCTCCTCCTTCTCGAGCCGGGAGAAGAGCTCCGTCAGGAAGAGGTGGCCCGACTGCGGGTAGTGCTCCCAGGGATTCTCGCCGTCGAGGATCACCGAGCAGAGCGGCGGCTCGCCCCCCTCCCACGGCGCACCGTGGGCGATGCGGCCGAGGTGGCCGAGGAAGTCGTTGACCGCGTCGCGGGCGGGGCTGCGCGCGTAGGTGAAGCCGAGGAGGTCGGAGAGGCCGTGATCCCGGAAGACCATGGCGATCTCGCCGTCACCTGCCCGCGCCGACCACGGGCGGTAGAGCGCGCGGCGGCGATCCGTCCCCGCTGGCAGGGAGCGGAAGAGCACCTCCTCGTCGGTGGCCACCCACTTCACGCCCTCGGTGGCGAAGACCTCGAGGGCCTCCGGCGAGACCGAACCCTCCGCGGGCCACATGCCCTCGGGACGCTTGCCGAAGACCTGCTCGAATTTCTCGAGGCCGCGGGCCACCTGCTCCCGGGCGTCGTCGGTGGCGCGCATCCGCGGCGGCATCGGGTGGTGCGGCAGCGCGATCTGCGCCGCATCGGTGTCGCAGAGCAGCGGCAGGATCGGGTGGTAGTAGGGCGTGGCGGTGAGCTCGACGCTCCCCTGCTCCTGCAGCTTCTTCCAGGTGGGGATGATCGAGCCCACGATCTGGCGCTGCGCCTCGAGGAGCGCGTGCTTCTCCTCCTCGGTGAAATCCCGGCCCTTGCGCACGAGCGCCTTCACCGTGTCGTTGCTCTCGCGGGCGGCGAAGCCCATCCACGCCAGGTTGAAGAGCACCTGGAGGTCGCGGATCTCGCCCACCGTGAACGAGCGGGCGACGCGGTCGAGGTCGACGCGCGAGAGATCGGTGCCACGCTTGTGGAGGATCTCCCAGTAGCGGGGGAGCGGGCGCACGCCCTGCTCCCAGCTCACCATGAAGAAATTCCGGAGCAGGAAGACACGCTCGGCGTCGACCAGATCGGCCGCGGAACGGGCGGTGAGGTCGAGGAAGCGATCCCGCGCCGTGCCGGCGGCGTAGTCCTCGAGCTGCGCGAGCAGGCTGGGGACGAAGTTGACGGTGCTCCGCACGCCGGGAAAGCGCTCGTGGATCGCCGCCATGTCCAGATAGGCGCGGGTGGCGTGGAGCCGCACCCACGGCAGGATGTACGCACCGCTCTCCGGATCGCGGTAGGGCGGCTGGTGCATGTGCCAGAGAAAGGCGAGTTCGATCCGAGACATAGGTCGGGCAGCCTACCTAAGCTGCGTCGGCCGGGGCCAGCGTGCATTGCCGCGGCCTCGGGGGCCACCAGCTTTCAGCGGAGGAGGCGATCGGCGTCGCGGGTGGCGGCACGGTCGGTGCGCAGCAGCCAGAGCGCCAGCGCGCCGCAGAAGCTGGCGGCGGCGAGGCGGTAGATCACCGCTTCGAAGGTGCTGGCGTCGTTGCCGCCGCCGAAGGAGAGCGGCGCTGCGCGGACGGCGTCCACCAGCGACACGACCGCCAGCACGGCAAAGAAGAAGCCGCCCAGCCGGGCGAAGGGCCGGCGCCTTTTCTTCCGCTGGAAGATGTCCTCCACAGGCGGCGCACTCTGCCAGACGGACGGGTCGTGAATCCAGCGGCCCGGCGAACAAAAACGGGCGCCCGGCAGATGCACGGGCGCCCGCTTGCCTGGCGTCGTCCGATCGCTACTGGGGCTCGATCATCATGCCCTTCGGGATCACCACGATGCCGCTCTCGGTGACGGTGAAGCGGCGCTTGTCCGCCTCCGCGTCGTAGCCGATCGTGGTGCCCGGCGGCACGTCGACCCCCTTGTCGATGATCGCCCGGCGGATGCGGCAGTTGCGGCCGACGTTGACCCGCTCGAAGACGATCGAGTCCTCGATGTGCGAGTAGGAGTTGATCCGCACCTGCGGCGAGAGCACGCAGCGGTGGACGCTGCCACCGGAGATGACGCAGCCCTCGGAGATGAGCGAGTCGGTGGCGGTGCCGACGCGGTCGTGCTCGCGGTCGGCGAAGACGAACTTCGCCGGGGGCTGGTTGTGCTGGAACGTGTAGATGGGCCAGCGGTTGTTGTAGAGGTTGAAGACCGGATCGACGTCCACCAGGTCCATGTTCGACTGGTAGTAGGTGTCGATGAGCCCCACGTCCCGCCAATAACCGCGCTCCTTCGGCCCCTGCCCCGGCACCGAGTTCTGGGCGAAGTCGTAAACGAAGACGCGGGAGTGCTGGTACATCTCCGCGATGATCGACTTGCCGAAGTCGTGGGCCGATTCGCGGCCTGCGTCGCGGACGATCTCGCGGACCAGCGAATCGGTGGTGAAGATGTAGTTGCCCATCGACGCGAGGATCTTCGTCTTGTCGTTGGGCATGGTCTTCGCGGTCTCGACGCTGGGCTTCTCCTGGAAGCCGATCATCCGGCCGCTGCGATCGACCTCGATCACGCCGAACTGCGGGGCGTCCTCCACCGGCATCGGGATCGCGGCGACGGTGCAGTCGGCGCCCATCTCCCGGTGGAATTGGAGCATCTGCCGCACGTCCATCCGGTAGACGTTGTCCGCGCCGAAGACGAAGACGAAGTCCGGCTCCTCGTCGGTGACGAGGTTGAGGTTCTGGTAGACCGCGTCGGCGGAGCCCTTGAACCACTCGGGGCCGGTCCGCATCTGCGCCGGCACCGTCTCCACGTAATTGCCGAGCTGCGAGGAGAGCCGCCAGCCCCTGGTGATGTGTGTATTGAGCGACTCGGATTTGTACTGCGTCAGGACCTTCATCTTGAGAAAGCCCGAGTTCGCGAAATTCGAGAGGACGAAATCGATGATGCGGTAGCGGCCGCCGAACGGCACGGCGGGCTTGGCCCGGTCCCTGGTGAGTGGATCGAGGCGGCGCCCTTCGCCACCGGCCAGGATCAAGGCAAGCGTTCTCGACATGGCGGTGAAGCCCTCCCTGGGAGCCCCGGTCTCCCCGGGGCCCACGGCTGCGCGGAACAGCGTTTTCCGGCGGATCTAGCTGCGCCCTTCCGGGTGGGCAAGGAGGGGATCCCGGTACCTTTCCCGCAGCGAACAGTCCGGCAGCGGTGCCGCCGGAGCGCGCGGGCTCATT
Proteins encoded in this window:
- the glgC gene encoding glucose-1-phosphate adenylyltransferase — its product is MSRTLALILAGGEGRRLDPLTRDRAKPAVPFGGRYRIIDFVLSNFANSGFLKMKVLTQYKSESLNTHITRGWRLSSQLGNYVETVPAQMRTGPEWFKGSADAVYQNLNLVTDEEPDFVFVFGADNVYRMDVRQMLQFHREMGADCTVAAIPMPVEDAPQFGVIEVDRSGRMIGFQEKPSVETAKTMPNDKTKILASMGNYIFTTDSLVREIVRDAGRESAHDFGKSIIAEMYQHSRVFVYDFAQNSVPGQGPKERGYWRDVGLIDTYYQSNMDLVDVDPVFNLYNNRWPIYTFQHNQPPAKFVFADREHDRVGTATDSLISEGCVISGGSVHRCVLSPQVRINSYSHIEDSIVFERVNVGRNCRIRRAIIDKGVDVPPGTTIGYDAEADKRRFTVTESGIVVIPKGMMIEPQ
- the glgA gene encoding glycogen synthase GlgA, with amino-acid sequence MKIVFAASEVAPFSKTGGLGDVAGALPDALARRGHEVLVVTPLYGQIDRKKHGIWPTSTRVFDMPVHERVLESGVRVVFLEHGHFFDRPGIYDEGGKEYDDNAHRFAFFSRRILPTADALGFGPVDILHLNDWQTGVAALELSRQRGLRPGFTKSVFTIHNLGYQGVFDKKVIDELGLGWDAFTPWGMEQYDRVNYLKAGVAFADWITTVSPTYAQEIQTPEHGFGLDGFIRSRSNRLVGILNGVDYGQWNPATDRNLPSRYGPDDLAGKAVCRRALCEELGIEDRPGSMLLGVVTRLAWQKGIDMIVDAIPALMERNVNLAILGSGEQHYVDRLEGAKRYHGKRIGLYVGYDNGLAHRIEAGADAFLMPSLYEPCGLNQMYSLKYGTVPIVRTTGGLVDTVVDATVPGGFGTGFRFQDPNAGALIDAVDRALRAFEHPARWREIQQAGMAQDFSWDAAAARCEAIYERA
- a CDS encoding glycoside hydrolase, which codes for MSRIELAFLWHMHQPPYRDPESGAYILPWVRLHATRAYLDMAAIHERFPGVRSTVNFVPSLLAQLEDYAAGTARDRFLDLTARSAADLVDAERVFLLRNFFMVSWEQGVRPLPRYWEILHKRGTDLSRVDLDRVARSFTVGEIRDLQVLFNLAWMGFAARESNDTVKALVRKGRDFTEEEKHALLEAQRQIVGSIIPTWKKLQEQGSVELTATPYYHPILPLLCDTDAAQIALPHHPMPPRMRATDDAREQVARGLEKFEQVFGKRPEGMWPAEGSVSPEALEVFATEGVKWVATDEEVLFRSLPAGTDRRRALYRPWSARAGDGEIAMVFRDHGLSDLLGFTYARSPARDAVNDFLGHLGRIAHGAPWEGGEPPLCSVILDGENPWEHYPQSGHLFLTELFSRLEKEEGGVRTTTIGARVARGVPPGRIEKIWSGSWIEASYRIWIGHEEDVTAWTLVGEARKALETAATEGVEAERIAAAREHLLAAEASDWYWWYGEDFVTESASEFDGLFRGHIQAVFRILGLPPPPRVLQPIAAGVRPSAAEATPAKEPTGFIHPTIDGEAESWREWLGAGLFRAEQARGGAMHQNVGTFGALYYGFDAEHLYLRLDPVEEGADFTERLDGLRISLQREDEVIELRAELKDEDIRLHHGHGGAIGGGRMRVIVELAIPFAAVGLHAGQRAGVSVRGMRGEVEAERIPSQGWLSFDVPDEHFERVHWKV
- a CDS encoding diguanylate cyclase, which codes for MASLKTQVTRVGPGLTLPEGEGESCLVIIYGPGLGRRIPLLAAETVLGRDPSCNLVVELENVSRRHCVVRCRDAGVTIQDLASTNGTWVNEQEVRRPEERQLRSGDLIKVGGCILKFLQAGNVEALYHEEIYRTIVVDGLTQVHTKRYFLEFLDREMARCSRYGRPLSLLMFDVDNFKQVNDELGHLTGDYVLRELALLVKNRMIRKEELVARYGGEEFAVVLPESGPQKVRIFAEKLRALVADHRFLFETRRIPITVSVGVADMNSEIVDPVAFIKAADMNLLAAKRAGRNCVVG
- the galT gene encoding galactose-1-phosphate uridylyltransferase codes for the protein MSELRKDPITGRWVIVASERGVRPSDFHTITTVQSGGYCPFCPGNEAATPREILSWRSHGTGRDEPGWSVRVVPNKFPALHVEGSLDREGEGLYDRMNGIGAHEVIIETPRHEATLAQLSVREIEEVFWAYRERIVDLKRDRRFEYILVFKNHGPAAGATLEHEHSQLIALPIVPREPRAEIEGAARYHAFRERCVFCDVIRQDRKDGSRIVFENDRFVALCPYASRTPFQTWILPKVHRSHFETIKREELASLAEALRLVLRKIDKALEHPSYNLMLQTSPLHFESSPSYHWRLEIAPSLTRIGGFEWGSGFFINPTPPEEAASFLRKLEL